A portion of the Intestinibacillus sp. Marseille-P6563 genome contains these proteins:
- the pgeF gene encoding peptidoglycan editing factor PgeF, with protein MDDTMARRACGAFQYYTCTRLPVRHAFTTKRGGVSTGACESMNLGFGRGDDPENVRRNYHILADALSIPYERITMTKQVHRDAVTVVTEETVGMGLTQPMAWESDALVTNLPNTPLAGFYADCVVTLLYDPVSHSCGVCHAGWRGTALGILPKTVDTMAAALGAQRDSLIAVIGPSIGVCCFETDADVPEAMEAQMGAQVQPFIREKGPKFHVDLQGINAMLLQSAGVRAENIVNSGLCTYCHSDEFWSHRVTKGERGVQAGIICLSSTEGEKRFK; from the coding sequence ATGGATGATACCATGGCGCGCCGTGCGTGCGGCGCCTTTCAATATTATACCTGTACGCGGCTGCCGGTGCGGCACGCGTTTACAACCAAACGCGGCGGCGTGAGTACCGGCGCGTGCGAAAGCATGAACCTGGGCTTTGGACGGGGCGATGACCCGGAAAACGTGCGCCGGAATTATCACATTCTGGCCGATGCGCTGTCCATCCCTTATGAACGGATCACCATGACCAAACAGGTGCACCGCGATGCGGTCACGGTCGTGACCGAGGAAACGGTCGGCATGGGGCTGACCCAGCCGATGGCCTGGGAATCGGACGCCCTGGTCACCAATCTGCCGAACACGCCACTGGCCGGATTTTATGCCGACTGCGTGGTTACCTTATTGTATGACCCGGTTAGCCACAGCTGCGGCGTCTGCCACGCCGGATGGCGGGGCACAGCGCTGGGCATTCTGCCTAAGACGGTGGACACCATGGCCGCTGCGCTCGGTGCACAGCGGGACAGCTTGATCGCGGTCATCGGGCCGTCGATCGGCGTGTGTTGCTTTGAAACCGATGCCGATGTGCCCGAGGCGATGGAAGCCCAGATGGGCGCGCAGGTGCAGCCGTTTATTCGGGAAAAGGGTCCGAAATTTCATGTCGATCTGCAAGGCATCAACGCCATGTTGCTGCAAAGCGCCGGCGTGCGAGCTGAGAATATCGTCAACAGCGGGCTGTGCACCTATTGTCACAGCGATGAATTTTGGTCGCACCGGGTGACGAAAGGGGAGCGCGGTGTGCAAGCGGGAATCATCTGC